ATCATTAGATATTGGAATAGAAAATGCTTCATTTACATCGGACCAAAGCAAATAATCGATGGTTTCGTAAATCGGCTCTGGTAAATAATTTACGTTTTCCATTTTTTCGTTCGCAAAATTAATCAACTTAAGATCTGACTTAACGCCGAAATAGCCTATGGACACCAATTCTTCTTCCCAAGGTCTCGTTTCCATAATGCAAGTATCAATATCATTTCCTAGATATAGGCAAGGAAGCCCTTTGGGATTAACTCTTCCTTCTTTTGCGCGATACTTTAACGGTATCATTCTTTCAGCTGTATAGGGAACAGGCTTTCTCTTATCCTCGTCAGTTAGTTCAACCCAATCGTTTCCCTTTTGTGCTCTATAAAGCACGATTTCTTGACCAAGTGTGCTCTCATGGTGAATTAATAATTTTTTAAATGCATTTAGAAATTCTACAGTATAGTTACTGTAAATATATCTATTTCTACTAATAACTTCTTCTTTGAAAAGAGAATATGATAAGTATAATCGATCCATTCTAAAATGCTGTTATTATTGTTCGATGTTTTTTATCATTGCGGCTAACGACCAAGGTGTTCCGACGTTCGCAACGGCGCGAGTTTGCTCTGCAAACGAAGTGACGGACGCGAATGTGGCGTAGCCCGAGCGAGAGTTGCGTAAGCAAGCTCGAAGCGCTGCGGAAGCACCGATAGTTAGGCGCCTGTAACGCCTTGCTGCGCCACGGATGGCGCTCTGCCAATCCCCTATCTCTTAATTTTCGTGAAAATTCCTATTGACTGCAAATATATGTATAGTATATTGCTACCATACATATGTCGTCAATCGACTTTGAATGGGATTCAGCAAAAAACTCTTCCAATAAAAGAAAGCATGGTATTTCTTTTGAAGAAGCTAAAACAGTCTTCTATGATGAAAACGCTAGGATTATTAATGATCCGGATCATTCCGATAATGAAGAAAGATTCATCATTCTTGGATTTAGTCATAAACTGAATTTACTTATGGTTTCACACTGTTACAGATCATCTAAAGACGTAATTAGAATTATTTCTGCAAGAAAAGCTACAAAATCTGAATCTAAACAATACGAGACATTTTTATGAGAAAAGAATACGATTTTTCAAAATCGAAGAAAAACCCTTACTT
This portion of the Leptospira neocaledonica genome encodes:
- a CDS encoding BrnT family toxin, yielding MSSIDFEWDSAKNSSNKRKHGISFEEAKTVFYDENARIINDPDHSDNEERFIILGFSHKLNLLMVSHCYRSSKDVIRIISARKATKSESKQYETFL
- a CDS encoding RES family NAD+ phosphorylase, producing the protein MDRLYLSYSLFKEEVISRNRYIYSNYTVEFLNAFKKLLIHHESTLGQEIVLYRAQKGNDWVELTDEDKRKPVPYTAERMIPLKYRAKEGRVNPKGLPCLYLGNDIDTCIMETRPWEEELVSIGYFGVKSDLKLINFANEKMENVNYLPEPIYETIDYLLWSDVNEAFSIPISNDDDSAQYVPTQILSELIKHAGYDGIIYDSKLGYGLNIALFNINNAEFLESKLFVVQELRCFGFEVT